CACAGCACACCTGTTGATATGCCTAGCAGAGGACAAAATGAGGACAGAGACAGCGGCATTGCTCGGTCAGGTATCTGCTGTCTATCTTGTTTGCCTGCTTTTGTAATTGTTACAATTCCTGGCTGCAGTGATTCACCTGAAATATAGACACCTCGTGACCTGTAAATCCATAATTGTTTTTATCTGCTAGGTAGTTTGCCTTCTGCATTTGCCCCAAGCCtttatgcaaaaatatttgcaattatATTCTTTGTTTACAGCCACCATGTTCTGGGCTCTTAACCAGTTTATAATTTGGAGGAAGAACTGGTTGGAGCCTTTATTAGAGCAAATGAAGAGAAATGGCTTTTTACACTgaataggaaaatgaaaagcagaagtcATCCTGTCTATTGTAATGGGAGTGCAACAACTCGTGGGAGAGAACACTTTTAATGAGAATAAGATACATTTTAGTATGTTTAAGTAGGGATGATCTCCTACTTTATAACAAATTAATGTCCTCAAGCagcaagatttattttaaataatagtCTCTCCTGTTGCAAGTGAGTTGTGTGAAAAAGACCAGAAAGCAAGAGCAATATTTGTGAGAAATTATTGTTAGAGTATGAAGAAAAGTATTTAACCAGCACTCTTTGTGATTCATTGTATGTGGGGTTTCTTACTTTCTTCATAGCATCTCTGAGCAGTCTTCTGGTTACTCCTTTTCCATCTCCAAGctcttcatcatcatcttctAGCAGCTATCAACGTCGCTGGCTCCGAAGTCAGACAACCAGTTTAGAGAATGGAATTATTCCAAGATGGTGAGTGAGCCCCTTTCTTCTTACAACAAGTGTTTGAGAGCTTAAGCctcctttctttaaaagcacAAACCCTGTTATTAAATGCTCTCAACTCAGTCTATCTTCTGTGCGTGTTACATAAGATTGCCAAtataaaaaaaggtgaaattttGGCTGAACATGAACTTCAAAGCCCAATTTGGAATATAATTCTTTTTATTGATTACATAGGCTGTATATTAATATGGTGTGAATGTATAGGCTGTGTATGAAGccatattctgaaaaataaattaaattgtttcTGAAGGAGCAGAGCATCCTCTTGAGATGAAAGGGACTGTAACAGCACTGCTGCCATAATGACTTTATGCTATGATCAAGTCTGACCAGTGAGCAGTTAGTGAAATTTTGGAGTAATAGCCCATGACGACTCTCTTAGCTGGTACAGGATGTTCCTGATGTGACTTCTGccaaaacaggaagaaaagaaaagctgtgatcAAAAAGCTTGGCTTCTGTTTTGGAATTTTATTAGCTTTTGTAGCTCAGTGGCATAACAAAGCATGGAATGCAGCAGACTTTTCATAGCTAATAAGCAAATTCTTCCCTTGTCATTTGCAAAATAGCAAATGGTTCTTGATTATCCTCTCTCTGTACTCATCCACCTGTACCCAGAGACAGAATGGAATTAGTGGAGACCTACAAGAAATTCATGCTGTTTGGCCTCTCTCCCTTGTCAGTTAAGAGAAGCATAAAAACTGCCAGTTAAAATATGTAgtcagtaaaaaataaaaattaagccTCATTTGCAAAGCTTTCCCTAGTGTAAATCAACACTTGCAGCATTTTTCTAGCTATTCTTagtgaataatttttaagatgAAGAATTGTGCCATGGTACTAAAGTAGCAGTTGTGCTGTCTCAATCACACTTGCAGTTGAGAATAAACTGGTTGCTTTAAGtaaactgaagtattttttcctaaagaaaaaaggctgagagcagcccaTGTAAAAAAGGTTAAAACATCTAGGGTAAATAAGATCATTTCAGCCCAGTTTAAGAAGCAGCCAAATTTTCACAAATATAAATTTGTGCAAAACGTTCTGAAAGTTACAAATTGTCTAGAGGAAGGCCTTTTTGGGCTGCTTATTTGCTGTCTGGAGCagggttgttggttttttttcccactggagaacctgtgctggggaaagatACGGGAAACAGCACATCATTATTTTTACTGTCTAGAATTATTCTTGAACTGGGATTCTTTCTAAGCCAAAAGGCCTCTTCAGATACTTGTTTTCTGGTTACTTGCTAGAGAAACAGTAGGCTTCTGGTTGAATATTTCAGTGCCACAGAGTTTGCACCCCAGGTTGTTACAGCCAAGATTCTACAGTCTCTGTGACTGATGTTTTAGGCCAATAGCTCAAAGAAATTGAGATGTCTAGTTGGAACTCCACATAGTCAATTGGCAAGCAAGCTAGATTAGCAGTTTTGTTGAAAAGGCTTCTCTCTCAGACCTAAATTCCCCAATTTCTGTTCCTGGGAAGCAGTACAAAAGCTTGTGATGTTTCTTAGATGCTGACTGACCATCCTTTCCTGACTTCCTTGGGAATTTCTGTCTCTGTATGCAAGTTCCTGAAGTTCAGATGAGGTTATGTTTTTGTCTTGAACTCTGTTTTCCCacaagctgttttttttctggggtttaATTGTCTGTTTTGTCCTGTGTTCATGGACTCATATTTCTGTGATGAGAATTTTTTGTATATTTAACTTTGTCAAACCAATTAAACTGTAAACTAAGTATTTTTAGAATGGACTAAGAATGAATGCTTAGCCCTGAGTCTTTCCTTTTGTTAATTGCTTCATAGTGTTCTATAAATACTACAGACTCCATTTCAAGATACTTTTGATATGAAAAGACTTCAAACTTTTAATTACCACTGACTGGTATTGCAGTCTTAACTTAAAAGAAACTCTAAAACCAAGCTATTTCCAGATGAGTGCTGCTCAGAATGCGTCCATGgcttttttgtattttacctttttctccTATAATTTCTCACTAGATTAAAACCCATTATTCAGTTGAAATTCCTTACAACAGACATTTTTCCATActattttacttatttatttatacatattatatatatatatatatatatatatatacgtaTGTATGTAGTGGTTTTCAGTTAAATTGATCAAGACTCtttaagcaagaaaaaataataattttgttaatTCAGCAGTATCAATATCTAGTGCTGCAAGGCTAGTATTTATAGAAGAACAGGGTGAGGGATTTGTCACCCTTTTGTATAATCACAGTAAAAATTATGCTGGGCTGAGACTTGTGGGTATCATCCAAGTCAGTTGCCTGTGCCAAGCAGTAGCTTGGAATTTACATCAGGTGTCTGTGGAACTTGACTCTTGAGTAAGTCTTGAAAATCTCCAAGGATAGAGATTCCACAACCTTTCTGAACACTGCCATCCCCTTGATTGACCAATTTCCCCCCATTTGAGATTATCTGCAAACTCACTGAAGGTGTGTTTTGGTCCACAGGCCAGGCTCATAATCAAAACATTGAGCAGTATTGGTCCTAGTAGCAACCCATGTGTAATATTGAGAAAAGACAATTGTTGAAAGAAATGTGGCAGCACTCTCAAGGAAATAAGCAGAACTTTGGGAAATAATAATGGTTATGAAACAGCCACTGgatgggtggttttttttttctttctggtatttttttatagttttaagcagaaaataaatctttctaaACTAAAGTCTACACAACTTTGAGCTAGGCAAACATGTATTTGTATGCATTAAGTTTGTGTTTTTACAGTAATTACTGGATGGTGACATTTTGTCTTCAGTTAAAatagaaagttttattttgtatgCAAACATCCATCTTAAGATGCCAGAACAATATAGATAGTATAGGTTATATGTTTCCCAACTTCCCTCATGAGCAACAGTCCAGATTCAAGAGCATCACAGATATGCAGCTGAGCACCTAGAGAGGAGCTCGAGTGCTGGATGCAGTTCACAGCTCCCAAGTTACCTTTAAGCTTTTTTTGGTTATGATTTTGTGTGATGTATCTCTGTTCCCTTTTCTTCATCTCCCTCAAAGGTAAATTGAGGTGGGAATTAGTTCTGTCTCAGAGCAAAGTGTTCACACCAGGCCTCTCTGGGGATTGTCTTCTTCCTATTTGAACAAGCACAGGACTTATCCATCAAAATGTCAGGCATCCTCTGTTCAGAAACATGTGACAGCAAAGCCTTATGTAGTCAGTCAAAGGAGTCCTACAAATGAGTTACCTTCCACTATACAGAGAGCTATGGATAGAAGCTGAATTCTCTCTCAGTACACAGGTAACTGTCCTAACAAATCTGTCTTACAGGTCCACTGAAGAAATGTTTAGTATGGCTGATGAAAGCTGCAGCTCCAATCCTGCGATGGTTcggaggaaaaaaattgcaatcaGCATCATCTTTTCTCTGCCTGAAAAAGAAGAAGCTCAGAGAAACTtccaggatttctttttctctcactttcCTCTTTTTGAGTCTCACATGAACAAGCTGAAATATGCAATAGAAAAGGTACAGAATACTAATTTGGCATAATGTGGAAAAATGTCAATCAGAATGAAGTATTCTAGAATCTGATAGATGAAGAGTGGGAGAAGGTGCGTGGTTTCAAGCTTGCCTCCCTCCTTACACATGCAGTCTTGAGCTTGAGCCCAGTGTAGGAACTCAGCATTTGCTGAAAGAGGTGCAGTTTCTTTTCTAGACAGAATTAGAATGGAGAGTTTTATGCTATGGGTggtttttccttcattcttgCCATATTTCACTCTGAGGTTTTCTTGACTCCCTAGAGACTGTGGAAATGATGGTACTCTGACCTTTCATGCAGTGTCTAAAAGAGAGACACAAAATATTTGTCTTGCTGTTGTCTTCTTAGAAATGTTCTCTTCTCTCCCCTTGTCCAGTATTAAGGATTGGTCTCCTATGAGTTGGAGGGAGGTTGGCATTTGTTGCTGTCCTGAGTGGCTGTATAGGACTGGGGCTAGATCTTAGTTATTTTTGACATGTGTAATGAAGTTTAAAAAGATGAAGAATGTGAATCCTTTAAGCAGCTGTTTTGTGTCTTTAACTCTTAATCAAGGCCATGATCTCATGTAGAAAAATAGCAGAATCCAGCCAGAGAGTGCAGGTTTATATCAGCCGTGTCATGGATGCCCTGGGAGAATTCAGGTGAGTTGATGGAATTCTGAATTACAAGGAGAGCACTTTTCATGCCCCATGAAAGATATTTGTCACTTCCAGTTATAAGCAACTGAATGTAAGGTCTTGTATTTTAGACAGTCTTGCAGTTAGTGTGAATGAATTTTCTGCATTGGTTGTTGgggaaatgttttcagaaaactTTAGCAAACCAGCTCAGCCATTTTCCAAATGAGAATGAAAGTAGTTCTGTTGCACTCACATGTTCCTGGGATTGTCAGTTAAAGTCTAAACATCTCATCAAGAGCTGGCTTCTGCTGATGACTGTACAGTTGGGTGGAGTGAGGTACTCAGGCAGATAGATGTGTCTACTCCTAGCCAGGGATGTTGAACGATGTAACTGGCAAGAAAGTTGCAGTCAAAAGCTCTCTTTTCTGTAGTtgagaaaggaaggaatggTCAAAGGCTAAGAAAGTCagcccaggagagagagaaggctTTAATGGAATGGAGGTTCTGTAATATCTGGAATGTAGAATCAAATCTGTGCAATGAATAGAATGAGTTCTTCTTCCCctcaaatttatttctgaatggTTTCACTGAATAAAATTCAAATGGGAATGCAAAAAAGAGAAGCCAAATATGTAATTCATATGAAGACACTGGGTTACTGATAATATGAATTGAACAGACTAGTGTTCTCAACACTAGTAATTACTGGAAGAGTAAAAACTCTTCCAGTTTTAGTCTcctaaatcttaaaaaaaaaaggcagcaaattaTAATCTGGACAACAGAAGAGGAAAGGGGCTACTTATATTTATTTGCAGAATTGAGATGTGCATGTTAACACTGACTTTTTGGGACTTATCTTTGGGCAGAGTTACCATCTGGAACCTATATTCTGTTCCAAGGATTGCAGAGCCTGTGTGGCTTAATATGATGTCCAGCACCCTGGAAAAGAATCAGCTATGCCAGCGTTTTCTTAAAGAATTTACCTTTCTGATAGAACAGATCAACAAAAATCAGTAAGCTTCCCCCACTccctttatttttaagaaaaagtttTTGTGCTTCCCAGTGCAAAGCACTTAATGGGATGTTCTTTTGCTGGACAAGCTTTTTTAAACGTTTTTCCCTCCTAGgttctttgctgctttgctgaCCGCAGTGCTGACATATCACCTGGCGTGGGTCCCAACAGTGATGCCTGTTGACCATCCTCCCATCAAGGCTTTCGCTGAGAAGCGCACATCCCAGTCTGTCAACATGCTGGCAAAATCCCACCCATATAACCcactctgggcacagctgggtcagTATGATTTGGAAAGCTTCAGCTTATAACAAGCACCTTTGTGCATCCACTCCTTTTAGATAAGGGCTGCATGTAGTCCAGGTCATGTTTCCTCCTACCAACAGGTGTCTTTTGCCTGATTAATCAGAGAATTTGGAGGCCTCTTTGCATATCCTGCTTTTTATTCTTGTTACTTGTTGACATCCTCTGTTACACTGTCTGGTTAACTTGTTATAGAGGTATTAAGATGATGCAAGTGCTATGAATGTTGTGAGCagtttgggaaaaaacaaaacgaAATAGACTGGATTGAGAGGAGTTACCTGGGCCTTGGAGGTCCTTTGTAGTTGAAATTGGCTACCTCCCTTTGTCTCTTTCTCACATAGCTAGAATAGAGAGCAGGGCGATAGATTAGAAGTCTGGCAACTGCCAGTAGCTCCATTCACTTACTATTACATGAATGGGCTTGgggcaagattttttttctatgctctgtgcctcaggctGGTCTCTGACAAATTTTATAGCTTGTAAATTATCTTGATACAAGGGACTAGATAACTGATGTCAAATGAGTAGGTGAATGAAAGCTCAGAAAGTAATTCTGTCagtgataaatatttaaaaattcctcCTCTTCTTGGCAGCAGATGAAATCCTGACATCAGATAGCCCTTCACTTTAGCTGATGTACTATGTTGTCATGTAAAATAACACACATGCACACTGAGGCAGTGATGTGACTTACTCTGTGATGCTGGTGCTGTCTCTTCCTGATTGTCTCaggcttctttttttcagtaacCTCTATGAAAGCTTTGCTACTTTGGCCATGTAGTTGTAGTGAGTTGTTTCCTGGTAAAAGATGTCATTTAAACATTGTGCAGAGGTTAGACTGAAAGGGAAATTTCAAGTGTGCTCGTGGTGTtgaggacagagccaggcctGGAGTTACAAAAACCAGCTGGACTGGAGGCGTAAGCTCAGTAGTAGCTCTTGTGGTCGCTCCCAGGAGTCACCACTGGTGACTAGTCAAGagtctgtttctctttttgtccTGCCAAGTTCTCAGTGCCTGAACTCAAAATGCTCTCtgattttgtttcattcttATAAAGCCCAAAAAGCTGTTACTCTTGTGGTTGCAAAAGCTGATTGTGAAAGGGAGATGTTGCCCTCTGCTGGCCCTCTTCTTTaggaacagggaagaaaaacaaaaaatcaagtCTTGGTGCTTAGAAATGGAAATGACAGGATTTTGATGTACCCGTCTTTCCACCTTCAGACCTATGTTTTCATTACATATTACATATCAACTGCAATTATGTACTAATACAATTGTAAGTCCTTCTGTCATGAAGACATACTGTCTCTTAAATACCAGCTTCAATCTAATGGTATTAACAAGTATTAGTGCTTTTTCAAGATAATGATTTTGACTTGTACTGTCTTATTAGTATTTATATAAAAGCCAATTATGCAAATGAACATGAAGCCTTAATCTGATTTCCATAGCAACTGTGCTCAACTCAAAAGTAAAACAATATATTCCAGTTTCATTTCAATATTGCTTGTCCTTGTGACCTACCAGCCTTTTAGATTAATTGAGGAGTCTGAAGCCCACTTTTGGTTCCTGAGGAATGAATTTGCTCGCTTGTTAGGATCTGGGCTTGGTTGCAAGGGTGTCCCTAACAGAAGGAGAATAGCACCACTGATGTTACCTACCACCCAGGAACCTCTCCAGTGCATCTCTGGCATAGTGGGAAATGGCAGATCTTAGCAGGGGAGACAGTAAGAGAGCCATGGAATTACAGTCTCATCAATCCTTGTTTTGTAGGAATGGAGTTGGGAGCCTTATTCCTTTTATGTTCTGTATAACGAGGAGAGGAGGCTGGACATAAATGTGctcttgaggttttttttttttgctgtgttagTGTCGAAACCAGAGGCAAGGTCTTCTTTCCTTGCCCTTGGAAGAAGCCTTTCTGAAGCTCTGTTTGTAACTCTTAATATAGTGTTGCTTCTTGAGGTCTAGTACAAAATCCTGATGGCAAGCTCTGTCCAGAACAAAATTTGAGCAGCCCAGAGGAAGGATTTAGCACCTGAAAGCAGTCTGATAGATTAGCAGGTAGCTGATCAAGCCTCAAGGTAGAGAAGCCTGCTTTCCACACTTCAGGTAGCTGCAGAAAATTGAGCGTTTGCTGGTTGTCTCCCATGTGCTGGTGAGACCAGACATAGATTGGTTAACCAAAGACAATTTAGTGAGTGTGCTCTGATGGGTGTCATGTGAAGACAACTGGGTTAACTCATCCTAGGAATAGACACTTGTTTGAGTTAGCTGATCTTTTACCAATAGGGAATGTGAACATTCCCTTACTGGCTATCTATGTTTACTTCTCCCAGAACTCTGGAGTAGGAACCCTTTAGCTGATAGATGATTATAAGCAGCTGGAAGATAATTGCCACTCTCCCAAAGAAATATGTTGAAAGTAGGATAAGTACAATCTTAGTTCTGTTAAAAATCAGATCTTCAGGATAAATAGCAAATAAGTCATTCTTGGGGGGACTCAGATGATGATGTTGTAGTGCTTACCTTTCATATTGCAgttgtattttgattttctgcttcttcactCCCCCTGCCAAAGTTAAATGCTCGTGTGAGTGAGGTTGGCTCCCACATACACAGCACGTGCCTTGCTCAATAAGGTAGTTATGTGCCTCTTTTTTCTGAACCTCATTTATTAAgctaatatttctttctttttttcttttttgatatCTTAGTCCTGAAAAACATAATTAAGATTTTATTTGTGTAAAAATGCCTGTGTTTAACAGAAGGGTCACTGCACTAACACAGAAAAACTTTGATGTGAAAGAAAACTagtagaaaaacagaaaatagtaTAGCTGGCTTCAGAGTTTTGCTGGACCTACATTCTTCTTTGCCCCATCTTGTGTCAGTTTCCAGGTGATAATGTCTTGTAAGCAGAGTGTAAATTAAATCTTAGTGCCTCttatcagaaagaaaatgagtaaTAGCAGCTGATTCCTCACAAAAGCGCTTCTGGACAAAAGCCAGGTGTAAGAAGCATTAGGTGACTTTCTTTGTTACTCTTTGTTTAAGACTTTTATGAATTCACTGTGGAAGAAATTAACTGTTCAATTGTGTCCATAGTAAATGCTGTTTCAAAATGTGTTGAACAGTGTAAATTATATTACAATGCAAGATAAACCTGTGaaatttttgctttcctgtgtAGGTGATCTCTATGGTGCCATAGGCTCTCCAGTTAGACTGACTCGGACTGTGATTGTTGGGAAGCGCAAGGAGCTGGTGCAGCGCTTGCTCTACGTTCTAACTTACTTCATCCggtgctctgagctgcaggaaaatcagCTGACCTGGAGTGagaaggctggggagggggagcaggtGCTAAATGGAAGCAAGATCACAACTGCACTAGAAAAGGGAGAGGTAGAGGAATCTGATTATGTGGTTGTCACTGTTAAAAATGACCCTGCTCTTGTGCCTCCAATCCTACCTCCAAAGAATGATGGAAGTAAGAACAACAGTACTGCAGAGTGGGTGCATGAACCAGAAAGCACTCAGGCTGTCCCAGtctcttcaaaagaaaagagggaagcAATAGAAAAGGCCAGTCAGACCTCTGAAACATCTGTTGACTGTCTAACTGGCAGTTTCTGTAAAGGAGCAGCTGATGGTAGAAAAAGAACTGTCACTAATACAGGAGTCCTATCCTACCACTCTGAAGAATCATCTAAATTAGAGGATGTAATGGATGTAAAGAAGAACAAGAACCAGAATGAGAGAAAAGTGGAGAAGCAGTTTTCTAGTAGGTCATCTGCTGTACCTTGTCCTGAAAGGTCTGGCTACAGGAATTCACACTTAGAAAAGGTCACGTTTCAGATTGGAAGTTCAGCATCACCAGAGTCAGACTTAGAAACTCATAgaagagaaatggaagaaaatctGAAGGCATTAATTAAACATCCAGAGGTGATACGTTGTGCCTCAAGTTCCACAAATCTGACTGTGGATGCTTCTCAGAATCAAGACAGTTGTGAAGCTGCCTTTATCAGTAAACATAATGTTTGTTATGCACAAATCCCACCGTGTGAGGAGAAGGAAAGTACACTTAACCAACATATGGAAAGTAAAGGAACTGAAGTGAATTTAGTTAATTCAATATCTAGTGAAATGCTTTTGCCCACAGATAACATAGAAACTGTAAAATTGccaaacatgaaagaaaatagaacTTTATGCTCTGGCAATCTGGAGAACTATTCTTCTGACTGTGTAGAAGCAGATTCTGCTGTCAAACAGGATTCTTCTAAAGTAGGTGCTAAAGATGTCCCCTATGGGGATTCTGGAAGGAAAACCTCCTTCAGGGTTGAAGGGGACATTCCAAGGAACGAGAGTTCAGACAGCGCTCTTGGAGCTAGTGATGAAGAAGGTGATTGTTGTATCCCTGATGAAGTGCATCATGATAACATCAGCAAGCGGCTTGAAGAATTTGCAGAAGTGGAACTTCCTTTGCCAAGGTAAAGAAGTCTGATTAATTTAGAACTAAATGGAGTCAAAAGCTGTAGCTACTTTGGAGTTGTTTAAAGTTTCAAGTCTGAAGTCTTCTGGGAACCTAAGTTCCTTGTAGGAACAAATCAGTAGCAGACAGCGATGCAGTTCGTTAGAATTCTTGTAAGCAGATTTGGCAGAAAGCAAACATAGCAGATTTAATAAAGTTTTATGACAAAGGTATATTTCACATGCCTAAAAAAGGTGATCAAACTTTTTATGTAAGCCTACTGAAACATTTAGTGTAGACATGTAGATAGAACATCTGAGGACAGGCAAAACTTGCTTAAAAAGATAACTGTTTAGATTTGACATAATTCTTAAATGAAACACCAATTTGGAATAAACATGGGCATGCTGTTTGAAAATTTTGAGCATTCCAGGTGCATATGAAGTTTGGTACTTAAGGTCAGTTTCTAGACTTACCTTCAGCATGAGAATTGAAGAAAACTCGAATTTAGCAAAACTGTAAGCTGCAGAACATGGAGGCCATATATCTCACAAACTCCAGAGCATATAAATTTTCTTATGTACAAGTTTGAGGAAATCAATACACTGTTaaattttagcttttaaaattcttgtttcAAGGAGCGGCAGTAGATGTTTACTGGTGTGGACATTTATGTATACTTGTAGTGCAACTGTTGATTAGTATTTGCAGTAGAAAGAGGCATGACTTTGCATTTACGTAAAATCTGAATGCAGGTTGGCAAGCAAGAGTCTCACCtgctttgtatttctgtatttcaggtCAAATACCATCAGCAGTCAATGTGTGAAAAACTTTGGAAGATCACTTCTGGGTGGTTACTGTCATACATATATACCTGATCTAGTGCTGCATGGAATAAACAATGATGAAAAACTCAAGCAGTGTCTACTAGCAGATCTACTTCATGCAATGCATGTGAGTTGAAGTGCTGAGTCAGAGTTGTGATATTACTGAAATCTACAGAAGTAGGTTTTTTCAGTAGGTGACTTTTTTTTACTTACCTGTTCTGAACAGCCACAACTGCCATGTCTGCCTTTTTGAAAGATGTAAGCCCTTAATTTACTATATGCAATGCTTGTTCATGCAAAAATCATGTGCTTTCCTTTATTACTTTTAAGGCTTTTCTTCCAAGATTAACACAAGGAAGATTGTTTGCAACTGCAATTtacaaacaaggaaaagaacCCTTGAGCTGCTTCTCTTTCCCATCACAATAGCAGACAAAATTacctgcatttcagaaaaattatgtgCAAGTTGAAACATCTTATTTTGCTACTTAGTGGCATGTGTTGCAGGTGAGGTAAAATCATGTTGAGGCCTGTATGATGCTAGTCTGTAGCAGAAATGACTGACTACAGAAGATAATTGTATATAGATAAGAAATTTGCTGTGTTCTTTCCTCACTGTAAGTACTCCTACATTATAAAATTTATAACTAAGCTTTCACTGGAATAACTGTGTGACCTCAGTATGCAATTTAAAATGCTTATCTAGTAATTGTCAGCAGCTTCTTTCTGTAGCAAGAATGATTCTGCTGGCATGACTGCATGTACTATCCAGAGCAGtgatgtgtgtgtctgtctgttcCTTAAGGAACATCAGATTGGTCTGGTGTGATAGTGTGGCTCTTCTTTGGTGGATGACAAGTGGGCCGTGAGCTTGCACAGCTCTtgctgccaggagagccagTGCTCTCCTGGGGTGCATAGCAAGAGCATTCTAGCAGGTCAGGGGAGGTGAACCTGCCCCTTGACTCAGCTCTAGTGAGgtcacatctggagtgctgtgtccactCCTGGGCTCCACAGGTCAAGAAGGATGAGGAGCTACTGGAGAGAGAGCCCCAAAGATCATTAGGGATCTGGAACATCTCTCTTCTCAGAGGAGACtagactgagaggggatctcattGATGCATATTAATATCCTAAAGGCAGGTGTCAAGAGAGTGGTGctcagcaacaggacaaggagcaatggccataaactaaaccacaagaagttccacctcAGGAAGTTGCACCTTCTGAGGAAGAACTTGATgttgagggtggcagagcactggaacc
The window above is part of the Molothrus ater isolate BHLD 08-10-18 breed brown headed cowbird chromosome 4, BPBGC_Mater_1.1, whole genome shotgun sequence genome. Proteins encoded here:
- the FNIP2 gene encoding folliculin-interacting protein 2 produces the protein MAPTLLQKLFNKRGGGAAAPHGRAPGEGPAFSWSSSELDLNEIRLIVYQDCERRGRQVLFDSKAVRKIDEAVVQKMADEASVKTSAKSCQASNGNNSVSSHSPSVSCMQNIKEQIPKYQYTRPASDVNMLGEMMFGSVAMSYKGSTLKIHYIRSPPQLMISKVFSARVGSFSGSNNNLQDSFECINQDPSLGKLSSNQNGLGTCRSGSNLAHSTPVDMPSRGQNEDRDSGIARSASLSSLLVTPFPSPSSSSSSSSSYQRRWLRSQTTSLENGIIPRWSTEEMFSMADESCSSNPAMVRRKKIAISIIFSLPEKEEAQRNFQDFFFSHFPLFESHMNKLKYAIEKAMISCRKIAESSQRVQVYISRVMDALGEFRVTIWNLYSVPRIAEPVWLNMMSSTLEKNQLCQRFLKEFTFLIEQINKNQFFAALLTAVLTYHLAWVPTVMPVDHPPIKAFAEKRTSQSVNMLAKSHPYNPLWAQLGDLYGAIGSPVRLTRTVIVGKRKELVQRLLYVLTYFIRCSELQENQLTWSEKAGEGEQVLNGSKITTALEKGEVEESDYVVVTVKNDPALVPPILPPKNDGSKNNSTAEWVHEPESTQAVPVSSKEKREAIEKASQTSETSVDCLTGSFCKGAADGRKRTVTNTGVLSYHSEESSKLEDVMDVKKNKNQNERKVEKQFSSRSSAVPCPERSGYRNSHLEKVTFQIGSSASPESDLETHRREMEENLKALIKHPEVIRCASSSTNLTVDASQNQDSCEAAFISKHNVCYAQIPPCEEKESTLNQHMESKGTEVNLVNSISSEMLLPTDNIETVKLPNMKENRTLCSGNLENYSSDCVEADSAVKQDSSKVGAKDVPYGDSGRKTSFRVEGDIPRNESSDSALGASDEEGDCCIPDEVHHDNISKRLEEFAEVELPLPRSNTISSQCVKNFGRSLLGGYCHTYIPDLVLHGINNDEKLKQCLLADLLHAMHHPVLDEPIAEAVCIIADTDKWNVQVATSQRKMMDSVKLGKDVLVSSQVSSLLQSILQLYKLNVPADFCIMHLEDRLQEMYLKSKMLSEYLRGHTRVHVKELGIVLGIESNDLPLLAAIASTHSPYVAQILL